In one Dermacentor variabilis isolate Ectoservices chromosome 4, ASM5094787v1, whole genome shotgun sequence genomic region, the following are encoded:
- the LOC142579866 gene encoding uncharacterized protein LOC142579866, whose translation MYRTTPAVLPLLVLLLPPLHQGLPVNVTWMCVNSLETGCFVEYMASHFVKEVCLCADRHHCNAAGVAAPIPLVALLLCAVWIAVLRKASS comes from the exons ATGTACCGCACAACTCCGGCTGTGTTGCCTTTGCTCGTGCTGCTGCTACCGCCCCTCCATCAGG GTCTGCCGGTGAACGTGACGTGGATGTGCGTGAACAGCCTGGAGACGGGCTGCTTTGTGGAGTACATGGCCAGCCACTTTGTCAAGGAGGTGTGCCTGTGTGCGGACAGACATCACTGCAACGCTGCCGGTGTTGCAGCGCCCATACCCCTGGTCGCTCTGCTTCTCTGCGCGGTGTGGATCGCCGTGCTTCGGAAAGCGTCTTCTTGA